The genomic segment ATGGGGGTGAAAAAGAGATGAAGTTCAGACCTTTTGGAATTGGAGAGAGGATTGTATAGTTCAATCTACATAACGGGATAAAATCATCAATTGAAGTTACCAAATACTTCGACCTGGTCTTGCAGGATGGTTTTGTTGATAAAATCCCTTCTCATGCAAAACTAAGGCTGACTGTTCCAAGAGAGCCTGACCTTGTAACAGCACACAGGGCACAGAGGATGAGGTTTGTGCTTCTGTTCAAGATTCTGAGGTACCAAGTTATCTTTAACACAGATGGACAAATAATTGACATGTTTATAACTCAGGCCCAAAGAACAGCAATGCATGACAGTGCCTGCACGAAGATTCAAAGCACGCCCATTGAACCGAAAAGTGAGTATACAAGTTAAATAGCTTGAGATGTCATATATGAAACTTCGTTTTGTTTtcccaaaataaatatatatatatatatatatatatatatatatatatatcattttgttttgcagATTCTTGAGGCTCCTTCATTTCCTCTTCCAAAGAAGAGTACCCCAAAGTTGCCAGAGTTTCAAGTAAGTGCTTGAGCTGGCTTCTGCCTGTTTCTTTTTCTGTCTATATTAAGTAGAGCAGTGCTGAGAATATGGGTCCTGCTCCAACTATAGAAAAACACTTCAGAAGAAGGAAGCTTTTGTCCTGTATTTGGTGTTTGAGAAATGCTTCTATTGCTTCTCAGGAATTTCACTTGAAGACATTAGAAAGGGCAATGCAGCACAACTCTTCAGTTTCATCTTCCTCGTTTCAGTGCAATGATTCAAACAAGGTTTATTTAGATTCCTTGAAATCATGATTACTAATCCAACTGAAAACAGTCTTCGTCACTGGTTCAAATCTTGTAGATAATACGATGAGAACTGTTTTTGGTGGTATTCTGTGTCTTACTTAGTGGTTGTAATCATCTTCTttgtcataattattaaaacgTGGGGAGACTGAAATGCTTTATTACAGGGGCTGGATAAACCCAGTACAATTTCAGAAAGTGTGAAGACAGAATCCAgaaggtaatatttttttttattaattgactTCAGAATGAGTAAATTGTGATGGCCAATTTTCATTTGATGTTCATTTCCCTTAAGTGCTTACTTCAAATTTGCTCCTACTTTGCTCAGACCAACCACCATGAATCCTCCAAAGCAGGACGGATGTGGTGCAACACATACATTCAAAGCTCGCCCTCTGAATAAGAAGGTAATAGAGAAAATAGTGCAGATATTATGCTCTAAATGTTGTGGTAGCAATTACTAAATGTGAACCTGCTTCTTGTCTCTGATTGCAGATATTCTCTAGTAAAGGAGAAATGGGTGTTTTTCAAACTAGCATTCGGGAAACCACGGTGCCCATGGTAATCCATTGATAGCTCTAGTTGCTATATATGTACCGAACTACTGATTAATGGTATGCAGAATCATTTGAAACAATATAGTGTTAATTAcaggaatttaattttcatacgGAGAAGAGGTTTCAACATAATCCACCCATAGATCTTTTCAGTAAGGTAACCCTTCAATTTGTACcttgtagttaaaaaaaaaaaaatcattatgctATCTCCTGTTTGAGGGATGCATACATTTATTTCTGTTGTAGTGCTCATTATTGTTATCGTAGCCTTTGCACTCATATGCTTTCCAAGATGCTCACATTCTTTTGGCCTGTGAATGCCAGCTCTCCCTGACAAGTGAACTCCAGCCAAATAACAAATCTCAATTGCAATTTCCTCAACCAAGCTATCTGTCTACGAAGGTTCTCCTTGTTCCTTCTAAATTCTTTGTCATAGCAAACACACATATATCATTATTGCAAGTCTACTCTGCTTAATGTCTCTAATTGTTTCTTTGGCGTAAGGGtccaaaagaaaatagattgaATCCCTTGCAAACAGAGCAGAAGGTAAGCATGACACCTGTTTGGAACCTTTCTGTGCAACATTACTTTCATTTTGTTCCAGATATAaactatttcttttcttcttttagatGGTGCATTTGGTGAAAGAAAGGCAATCAATATTTGGTGGAAAGCAGCAGATTCAATATGGGAGCAGTATGGGCACCAATGAAGTCAGAAACCAATCGATCAGGAGGTATGTCAACGGAGATCAGTAATTTTTTCCCTAATTCCATTTCCACAGtgataattttatttggaaTGTCAATAGGAGCTTGGGCATCCGGTGAGACTTGAGAATTACAGGGAATGGAGTATGATGGGTGAACACTTGGACAATAATAATCAATCTTTTTGTTATACGGAAACCATGGAAGTCCGTATCGTTTGAGATCAATTGTTTACCGTGGAAGAAACTGATGTCACGCGTTAGTGTAAATCTAACCTCTGTCTCCTACAATTTCGTAGGCTTGTCCCCAATCCAATAAAAATTACTACATGGTCGGTGTTGTACAGCCATCAAGGCCTTCTTACCCATATACCACCACACTTTTTCTGTAGCATTGCATGAACAACACATGTAATAGTTAGTGGAAAATACAGAATACAGTTGATAGTAGTGTCTTGGAGGTATTTCTAAATTGCAGTTCTTTCATTTTTGGTTCACAATCCATATGACATAATGAACAATGATCAAAGcctttacaaattatattagatttggCGTTAACATATGTTAAGGTAATGTGCTTGAAGTAAGCCCATATCATTCTCTCCACTAAAATCCTTGTTTGCCGAATTGTGCTTGATCAGAGCCTGCTTTGTCCATCGCCATGTATCACAGGCTTCCTCGAAGGGTTTCTTTTCCTTGACAAGTCTTCTCTTTGTTATGGCAATGGCAACATCATTGGGAAATAATGTGTGCCAAACAAAGGCGTGCAGAAGGGTGAATACAAGCAATACCAGCACCGTCGTTGATGACATGAAAGAAAGTGCAAGTGCAAGGCCCTTGCTTAGAACACCGGGGACATTCTGTGCGTACTTAATTGTTGCCACTGATGCTGTTGTCATGGGAAGGTATAAGACCACCATGCCACTGAAAACCTGTGAAGTTACAAATGATAATCCACAAGTTAAGCTAGGCCTGAAACTAATTGGAAACCTGGAAAGGAAATTCAACATAGGGGTAGTCTTACCCGAACCCTGTGAAAAAGTTTATTCGTACGTCCTAGACAGCCCATCAAAATGAAGTAACTCGTCCGAGACGGCTCATCAAAATCACCATATATAGTTTCCCAAGCAATGCTTGCAGGAGATGGGGCTGCAATGAACATACAGTACACGGGATGGAGCTCCTTAGGCAATGGTTCGCTTGTTGGCAATCTCTGATACAATGTGACGAacagcacaaggtaatgtgcaAAGCCTACTGCCCACAAGAACTTAGCTGCCTCCTTCCACCCAACTTTAGAGGCTAAAATTGCCCTAACAAAATTTCCAACTACAGAGAGATGAGAAGATGGATTAGCTACCTTGCAAAGATGCCTCTTTCCACCTGATAGCCATTAGCCATAGATCTTGAGCTCAAGGAAGAAGTAAGGTCCCAAGAAGGCGCACCAAAGGGCAGGATGCAAATTTTCAGGTGCTAGCAGAGGGGGTACACTATTGGCCAGGAACATGCACACAACCCATGGAGCAAAGAAAAAGTTGACACGGACAGGGTGAAAGTACTCTCTCTTGACAGCTTCAAAGTAGAATATGCATTTGAGAATGTAGgtgaaagaaacataaattagGATCGCAAGAGCTAAGAGTCAGAAGGCAAGGTTGATGAATGGTATTATGTGGGGAAACTGGGTAGCTGGACTTGCTGCAAGTGCACGCCATAAGACGGCTTGACTACTTAGACACTtccatgaaaatttatttatttatttttatttaaatttatttattttaatctataagAAAACTGTTTCTTTGGtacaattattaaaaactaaaaccagagaggtttttatttttcagaatgaATAGTAAtcctagcataaaaatctgctTGAAGATACTAAAATCCCCTTTCCTTGCTTCCCCATTAACCCTACTAGCCGAATCAAATCCACCAAAACTACGTCCACTTCTTGGAAGAACCCTCCTCTCATCTTTAGCCTTGGTTTCTctattttgtgtttattttccTACATCCTTTCTTTATGGAAATTAGCATGCTTCATTGCGTTTATAAGTGTAAGAGACATCACGAGAAAATTTAAGCGTTGAAAAAAGAAGCTCCACAGCTGCTTGCTAATTAGGTGGTGGTTATGTGGTAGAGGAAATGGAGACTATTATGAGGGATTTCTCGTGATGCAAAACTTAGCACAATCTTATACTAATATCACCATTTGATTTCAACAACAATTTGCTTACACgagaaagataaaagaaatcTTGCTCCACTTCTTGCATGCATGTTTGGTTGCTAGGAAATTAAAGAGATCTTTCCGTCACTACAACACTAGTCTATCAACCATTAAAAACTTGttgtagattttcttttttcttttcttattttaactGTATTTTTGAGATTTTCATGAGAAGTTTCTTGTCTTGATAATTAAATGGGAGGTACTGCTGGTTCAATGATTCCATAAATTAAAGCCCAACGTCAAATAAAGCTTATGGAGGCCAACTTACAAAAGTAAGGCCTGATACTTCATCTCCACTTTCAGGCCTAGACGTTACCACAGCATCTCGGTCTGGATATTGGAATTAGATGCGCTGAAGAAATGGGCTAATTACCTAATTCCAAATACTTCACCGATTCTTTTAGGACGGCGACGATGACAATGCCGAAGCCAAGGCAGCAGCATGGTACAAACAGGCTTGTTCAAAAAATGCAAAGGATGAccggaaaagaaagagagaaaaaagcaaAAGGCCAGGAAGTTTTCTTGCTTGTTTCTCCTTGCCTTTTTACATGTATACATTCATTTCGTTTTCGATCTCTTGCTTCAAGAAAACGCCAAAAATCATAACATTCGTTTCCACATTTGGCAGGCAATATGTGCAAGATATGTCCAAGTCCTCTCAACTAAGTCCACGATGGCCACTTTTGTTGAACAAGTCTTACGTAGCAAACAAAATCTGAATGGCCTCTAGCAGAGTAACTTACTGTGTAAAATGGatccatcaattttttaatttttaatttttttaaaaggagtaACTTGCTTGGCAATATTGTTGTTGCCAATTGctgcaaattcaagaattttatgGTGCCATTGCCGCCCTTGCCGGGCCATGGGTACGTTACAGAGCTTAGACCCAActattccccccccccccccccccacattGAGAAACTCTATATATAGGCAGCAGTGTTTGAACACTTTGCAACAATCAGCATCGCAGAAACATCTCaccaacatcaataaaaaaagaaagaagaaaagatcaGGGAGAGAATTGCTTAACTAGTAAAAAGTTATCAATAATGGCTTCTTCTAGGATGTTCATGATCATTGCCATTGTTGCAGTCTTTCTTCCTTCAATTTTGGCAACAGAACATGTGGTTGGTGACAAGACAGGTTGGAGACCAGGCTTTGATTATAAAACCTGGGCTCAGGGAAAAACATTTTACGTGGGAGACACCCTTGGTAACTCAACTCCCTCTAAACAAATTGCACGCGTATATTTACTACTACTGCCTTAAATAGTAACTcggcaattttatttatttatttttgttttgataatttgattTCTTGGTGCAGTTTTCAAGTATACAGCAGGAGCACACAATGTGTTGAGAGTTAACGGAACTGGATTCCAAGAGTGCAAGGCAGCTGATGATATCGTGCCCTTGACTACAGGAAATGATGTGATTCCACTCTCAACTCCTGGAAATAAATGGTACATTTGTGGTGTGGCCAAACACTGTGAGTCTGGGAACCAGAAAGTTTCCATAACAGTGTTGCCTCAATTCGGATCTCCTGCAACATCACCTTCTCCCAGCCCAACTGGTACCTCGCCATCCGGAGCAGCAGGCGACATTGCTTCTAGTTCTAGATACCATGGGTTGATTGTGGCCATTGTAGGGATTTTTGGGATGATCATGTTCTGATTTTCATAATGATGTTATCCAAggattattattcttttctagtcttttattatttgtattcgTTTTTGAGATGTTGGTTTGTAagctaattttatttcaatcacAAACAAGTCATTTGTGCTCATACTCCTTGACATTACCCTTAAAATGGCTTTAGAAACAGAAGttgaaatcaaaatacaaaattctTAATTTCCATACCCTTCAATTCTTGCCCCATTGCTTGGCAAGGACCCATTTAGACACTTTGTGTTGGAAATTTGTATGAGAAATTAATcacaaatcatttttatttttcctactcaaagaatttttagtttttctagatttatttcttgatttataataatttatcaaagGTTAATAATGGTAATGATtaattcttattaattctttaatattttaacttcTAAAActcactagaaaaaaaaataaagaaaaagatatattGCAATCATCTTAGTTCCACAAgtgagaaataataaaaacttaaaaaacaaataatttattattaacgataacaaaaatttcattcatttaaaatacttcaacaaataaatattaattttttaattttaatttaagcactattattttttattattagtatatatGCTAGGACTTTAATCTTGTATATATTACAAGTTTGAATATATACTTAGTATGcatgcatgtatttttttaatatatttatgtaaaaatcatgtttgtcttgaattttattttacatatttataGATTTAAGATTGTAGGCACTCTTCACTTACCTTAAACaatcttttatgttttgtatatttttattatgataaagTAAACATTATTGCCTACtagtttaatataaaacaacatattttaACAACaatcttaagattttatttttatattatactttgtttggtttatcttaaagaaaaaaataaatataaattaattataattttttttttagcaccgttaaaatttgaattataatttcattttcttttaagttgCTATATTCTCCATATAAAAGCTTTCTTCCAAATGTCGCACCAGAAACAACCGAGACTTTAGCTACCGGGAAAGAATGGTATATTTGCAGTGTACGCAAGCAATCACTGCGAACTGAAGAAGCCCGccacaactgttcttcctcaaAATGAGACAGCCGTTCTTCCTTCCCAAGGACGAGGCACCAGCAGGTCCAGCACCTTCACCTTCTCAGGCTAAAACAGTAGCTGGTGGAAGGACTGCTTCTAAACTGTATGCATGTATGGTAGTGGCATTTAGCTTCCTCGCAAGGATCATGACATTCAAATGAAGAAAACGGTGAAATTCCTTGCATCTGTTTCAGCTTGACAGGCGATCCTTTTTACTCGTTATTTATGCACATTTTAGCATTGCATCCATTGAGATGAGTGAAGTTTAATCCTTGTAGTTCAAGGTGGTTAGCTAAAGATTTGACAAAGGCAGCCTGAGCTTTACGTGAGAAACTGAGAAGCTGAGCCAAAACATGAATGTCAAAGTTTGAACATGAGTAGTTGATTAAAATCTGGTTTGACTCATCATCAATCTCACTTGAGAATTGAGAAGTGAAAACAACTAGAGTTCAACCAAAGAATTACATTACCCTTCAGCTTACATGATGCGTACTACTAAGCTAAGCTAAGTTGAGTTGAGAAGGAAGTTCCAATTACCATCAAGATTTAAGCAAAAGCAACTCTTCATGTCCCACATGACGCGTATAGCATATAGTGCATAGGCTATAAAGTTTACAAAACAATAACCAAATACAAAACTATCTGCGGTGGTTGGGACTGACAGCAAGGCACCTTAACTTAAAGCAAGAGTCTTGACTTAAACTGAATGTGAACATGTCACCTTCATCTGTTAAAATAGTCACTTTCCAGCTTAAAGCATAATAGTCACccaatcaaaaaagaaaaagatacaataaataaataaatccaaatgACTCCGAATTGGGAAAAAAATCCCAGTCATTTCAACCTACATGAAGAAATTGACCAATTAAACTATGAAACAATTTCATTTGTTTGATCCAAAGGATGTTTGTCATTGCGATCATGTGGAAATAAGGCTGCTCTTTGTATAGTTATTGCATTTGGGAACCATTTCAAAATGTCCCTACACCTCGCACCTGTCATCTAAAACCCAGTAAGAAACAACTTCTTTTGCATTTCTTACCTAAAGGAAAACTCCTCCCTGTTGAGTAAATCAAAAGATCTTGTCAAAAGGGGAGGCAAGAATAACATGCTTGCAACATACAATAACCATGATGCAGAAGTGTAATTTTAACTATTCGGAAAAAGCTTGATCAAATTTGTTCTTTATTCAGAGCCCAGTTTCTTATAAAAGAAACTTGGAATCTTAGAACCATGTGAATAGAGATGGCAACTGTGAATGAAAGAAACTTCTATCATCCCTTTTTTGATAGTGACTTGAGGAGCGTTGATTACCTCAATGGTTATCTAGAAATTTGCTAACAGGCTCACTCAAAATGTAAATGTCATTATGCCCATCAACATTCAATTTTATGCATGAAATTCTCAATAGATCCAAAAGGCAGTATAAAAGGCATCATCAATCAGGAAATAAAAGCCACAAATTGACCTATGCCATATGACCAAGACATGAACTCCTAATAATTATCACATTTCACATCACAGGAACGTATCATCTGGGTAtgtcaaataaattaatcacCAACTTATTCAAGCATTCCATAATTCCAGTCCCAAACCCTTGTAACTCATCCAATAATTTTTTGCTGCTAAAATTAGCTTAAGAAGCCAACAAGCAAGCATCCAAAGCAAGAGaaagaatccaaaagaaaaaaaaaaaataaaccctcCACACCCAGAAACGAATTCAAGGAATGCCAATTTTGCAGACAAACATATGCTGCATAAAGAATGGAATTGCTTGCTGACAAGACTTGTAGATGAAAAGGGAGAACTTTGTTCCCTCCAATTTAAAGACTTGAAAATCAATATCTGCACCAGTTCTTTATGTGTTCCAGTTGCAGTAAACTCAATTATATAAGGTTACACACAGAGGAAAGTGAGAGAAGTTCATTCCCTTAACCACTCCCAACAGGAACAATTAAAAAgccaaaaaagagagaagaagagcatAACCCTTTCCCTTTTCTCCACATCCTATACAATCCAATTGATCCAAATTTCCcttatctaatattaaaaaaaattaaaacattaaagcaaaagtaaataaagcaaaagaaccaaaaaaaaaaaggacccgCACCAGTGTTTGTGGCAATCAAAATGAATCTTTATATTATCCTTCAGTGAGTTGTGACCTTAGATCTCTTCTTTGCCTCGCTGTAAAGCACCACACCCATGATTGTAACTGCGAATCCAGCCATTCCCATCGCAGTCACCGGATTCCTAAAGATCAAGATCGAAACGGCAGCAGCCACGGCAGCCTTAGCATTGCCTAATACTTGAAGAGTCAGGGCACTTGTGTGCTTGGTCACCAAAAAATTCGTCAAATTCACCAAATAAGCCACAGTTGAATTCCCAATCAACAAGAACACAATATACGGATCCCCTCTGGCTTTCTCAATCGTAATTGAAGCCACATTCCCTTCTATGTAAAGAGTAAATGGTAACAAAATCAAAGCAGCCATTGGTGCCATATAAAGTAACAAATTCATAGAATGTAACTTCTCAGCTTCTGATGTTAACAAAATCCCTTGAACCACGGATTTTAAAGCACGTCCAGCAGTTGAACCAACACAGACCAAGAACCCAAATAAATGAAACAAAGGCTCACTATTACTGGCCAAAACAATCCCAAAAACCACAGGCAAAAGTGCACAATAAACCTCAGCAGATTCTTTCTTGCAAGTTATCAAGAAGGCAAAAATAGCAGTAAAAAAAGGTGTGGTTGCCCCAATAGCTTGATTAAAAGACACAGGCAAGTACCTCAATGAAGTATTACCACAAACCACAGAGAAACAAAAGATAGCACTCAAAGCGAAGATCTTCATAAACTGCTTTCTTGATGAAATATGCTGCAATGGTACtatttgaagaaattttatagCCACATAGCTATAACAAGCACAAGAAATCATGTGCAGCATTGTTAAAAATATCGGGTACCGGTAGCCATGAAAACTTAACAAGTACTTGTTAAGTAACAAGACTCCAATGTTGGACAAGTACCATGATGCAATAATCCCAGCTGTTAAAATAGTCGGAGAAAAATACGATCCAACGGAAGAATATGCATTGTTTCTTACATCACCAGGTGGGGTTGCAGGTATGTCAAGAGCTTGGTCATTGGTGGTGGTTGACACGGTGGTGCCATCCATTATTCTTGGGTTGCTCATTCTCCTTGTTGCCCATGTTTGTGCCTCCACCATCCTCCTAGGCTTCAAGGGCAAAATGGGTTTTCACCAAAACCTTCTCTTCCTAAGAATACGCGACTCTGCTTAGAGAGAGAAGCAGAAAGTTAGGAGCTTGAAATGTGTATGAGATCTGTAAGAGTGAGATGAGGATgatgatattttctttgtttttttttttttttaattctagtataGTGACGTGTTGATGTGTGGATCTAGATAAACGGTGGAGATTCAGATTTGGGGGCGGAGATGAAGCACGGGCCTTTGGATTAAGGGAGAGATAGTGGGAAGAGAATAGAACATCATTAGATTCCTCGTGAGTAGAGGTTAATGTAAAAAGTCAGACTGTCGGTAATGGATACGTGACTGTGGACTGACTCCATTTCACCGTGTTTACCATCTTGGGTTGGGTtacttttatggaaaaaaagaggagaaaaaacaaaggcTTTTACgggaaggaaaaaacaaaggttGTGTAAAACATAATTATGCACCCGTGCGGGGGTTAAGGTtatttcgtgattttttttaaattctttttttgtttttaaatcattttagtatattaatatgaaaaattattttaaaaaataaaataaaaatattattttcctatatttttaaataaaaaatatttaaaaaataattaccattGTATTCGTGTAAATGTGTCTTTTTCGACCATGCAAGTCCCTATCTATGCTTGTTAAA from the Populus nigra chromosome 1, ddPopNigr1.1, whole genome shotgun sequence genome contains:
- the LOC133676939 gene encoding probable sugar phosphate/phosphate translocator At1g12500; the encoded protein is MVEAQTWATRRMSNPRIMDGTTVSTTTNDQALDIPATPPGDVRNNAYSSVGSYFSPTILTAGIIASWYLSNIGVLLLNKYLLSFHGYRYPIFLTMLHMISCACYSYVAIKFLQIVPLQHISSRKQFMKIFALSAIFCFSVVCGNTSLRYLPVSFNQAIGATTPFFTAIFAFLITCKKESAEVYCALLPVVFGIVLASNSEPLFHLFGFLVCVGSTAGRALKSVVQGILLTSEAEKLHSMNLLLYMAPMAALILLPFTLYIEGNVASITIEKARGDPYIVFLLIGNSTVAYLVNLTNFLVTKHTSALTLQVLGNAKAAVAAAVSILIFRNPVTAMGMAGFAVTIMGVVLYSEAKKRSKVTTH
- the LOC133687897 gene encoding blue copper protein 1a-like, which encodes MASSRMFMIIAIVAVFLPSILATEHVVGDKTGWRPGFDYKTWAQGKTFYVGDTLVFKYTAGAHNVLRVNGTGFQECKAADDIVPLTTGNDVIPLSTPGNKWYICGVAKHCESGNQKVSITVLPQFGSPATSPSPSPTGTSPSGAAGDIASSSRYHGLIVAIVGIFGMIMF
- the LOC133681957 gene encoding LOW QUALITY PROTEIN: guard cell S-type anion channel SLAC1 (The sequence of the model RefSeq protein was modified relative to this genomic sequence to represent the inferred CDS: inserted 3 bases in 2 codons; substituted 2 bases at 2 genomic stop codons); the encoded protein is MARQGRQWHHKILEFAAIGNNNIAKETKAKDERRVLPRSGRSFGGFDSASRVNGEARKGDFSIFKQIFMLGLLFILKNKNLSVSWKCLSSQAVLWRALAASPATQFPHIIPFINLAFXLLALAILIYVSFTYILKCIFYFEAVKREYFHPVRVNFFFAPWVVCMFLANSVPPLLAPENLHPALWCAFLGPYFFLELKIYGXWLSGGKRHLCKVANPSSHLSVVGNFVRAILASKVGWKEAAKFLWAVGFAHYLVLFVTLYQRLPTSEPLPKELHPVYCMFIAAPSPASIAWETIYGDFDEPSRTSYFILMGCLXDVRINFFTGFGFSVAWWSYTFPXTTASVATIKYAQNVPGVLSKGLALALSFMSSTTVLVLLVFTLLHAFVWHTLFPNDVAIAITKRRLVKEKKPFEEACDTWRWTKQALIKHNSANKDFSGENDMGLLQAHYLNIC
- the LOC133698555 gene encoding protein TPX2-like encodes the protein MEMEEKMDVEFMVFEAREIDLDYEFDAPKYFDFTSRESIAEAREVQRWFDTAPSCPPSPFVAKFVYSLLENVNTSPKSKDEENRAPLLNDDMGSEVSAIEVDDTGLTFYHQKSTDKSNPKVKSAVKPTFPRSSTLMKPTASQLAKQNHPTQIGVSRFQILLGQKERSLCNSSALESHSAKRQKLEGGHVCKIGDGKQKTDFIHKTSKKDGFVDKIPSHAKLRLTVPREPDLVTAHRAQRMRPKEQQCMTVPARRFKARPLNRKILEAPSFPLPKKSTPKLPEFQEFHLKTLERAMQHNSSVSSSSFQCNDSNKGLDKPSTISESVKTESRRPTTMNPPKQDGCGATHTFKARPLNKKIFSSKGEMGVFQTSIRETTVPMEFNFHTEKRFQHNPPIDLFSKLSLTSELQPNNKSQLQFPQPSYLSTKGPKENRLNPLQTEQKMVHLVKERQSIFGGKQQIQYGSSMGTNEVRNQSIRRSLGIR